A genomic region of Leptolyngbya sp. NIES-2104 contains the following coding sequences:
- a CDS encoding type II toxin-antitoxin system RelE/ParE family toxin: protein MTNDEASPTVEVVAASSFKRELKGLKKRYPSIRSDLEPTLKQLEAGQTPGDQISGVKDTVYKVRIPNRDANRGKSGGYPVIYYIRTPIKVLLVAIYSKSERSGISASEVKELIGQANKELDAENLE, encoded by the coding sequence ATGACGAATGACGAGGCTTCACCGACTGTCGAAGTTGTTGCTGCTTCGTCTTTTAAGCGTGAACTGAAGGGATTAAAGAAACGTTATCCAAGTATTCGTTCTGATCTTGAACCCACACTGAAACAACTTGAGGCAGGACAAACTCCAGGTGATCAGATTTCGGGTGTGAAGGATACGGTTTATAAGGTTCGGATTCCAAATCGAGACGCAAACCGCGGTAAGAGCGGGGGCTACCCAGTAATCTATTACATCCGTACACCCATCAAAGTCTTGCTAGTTGCGATTTATTCAAAATCAGAACGATCGGGCATTTCTGCGAGTGAAGTGAAAGAACTCATTGGGCAAGCGAACAAGGAGTTAGATGCAGAAAACCTTGAATGA
- the pruA gene encoding L-glutamate gamma-semialdehyde dehydrogenase translates to MVSQTFNDRYESQTQAIARQLLSATRESRSWFAQMRDQMQWDDKLLGWAMGNPGLRVQLFRLIDCLPSLKSKPEIARHLQEYMSDRTVELPAALKNLLNFANAESMPGQLAATTLSTAVETLAHKYIAGENLKQVLKTIERLRKEKMTFTVDLLGEAVITEAEAQSYLDRYLNLMTQLTEASKSWSKVEQIDFADGNPIPKVQVSVKLTAFYSQFDPLDEEGSKARVADRARTLLRHAQELGAAVHFDMEQYAYKDLTLATLKALLMEPEFRSRSDIGMTIQGYLRDSKEDLQGLVDWAKERGTPVTVRLVKGAYWDQETIKAVQKDWEQPVFNDKAETDANYEQLTELLLENHEVLNAAIGSHNVRSQAHALAIAKSLNIPKHRIEFQTLYGMGDKLAKAIVDQGYRVRVYCPYGELIPGMSYLIRRLLENTANSSFLRQNLEERPIEELISAPKVGEHSELKSLNKFENAADTDYADSAKRDRIQAALQSVREQFGQTYLPLINGEFVETAEKLKSENPSRFSETVGTIGMINIEQADQAIEAAKSAFPAWRRTPATERAQILRKAANLFEQRREELIAWMTYEVGKPVKEGDGEVSEAIDFCNYYASEMERLDRGVDYDFPGETNHYRYHPRGLVLVISPWNFPLAIPVGMTVAALVTGNCALFKPAETSSVIAAKIAEILVEAGIPRGVFQFIPGEGHVVGAHLVKHPDVHMIVFTGSQAVGCQIYKDAAVLQPGQKHLKRVVAEMGGKNAIIVDESADLDQAVQGVVQSAFGYSGQKCSACSRAIVLEPVYETFLARLIEATRSLNIGEAQLPSTKVGPVIDGEAQQRIQDYIEKGRTEAEIAIELPTPEGGYFVGPVIFTNVAPDAKIAQEEIFGPVLAVMRSSSFQEALDLANGTPYALTGGLYSRTPSHIEQAQAEFEVGNLYINRGITGAIVARQPFGGFKLSGVGSKAGGVDYLLQFLEPRVVTENVQRQGFAPIEGAE, encoded by the coding sequence ATGGTGAGTCAGACTTTCAATGACCGCTATGAATCTCAGACACAAGCGATCGCACGTCAATTACTTAGTGCGACTCGTGAATCGCGATCGTGGTTCGCTCAAATGCGCGATCAGATGCAGTGGGATGATAAGTTACTCGGCTGGGCAATGGGCAATCCAGGGTTACGAGTGCAGTTGTTTCGCTTGATCGATTGTTTGCCATCGCTCAAAAGTAAGCCGGAAATTGCGCGGCATTTGCAGGAATATATGAGCGATCGAACCGTTGAACTTCCTGCGGCTCTAAAAAATCTGCTCAATTTTGCGAATGCGGAATCGATGCCAGGACAGTTAGCGGCAACAACGCTTTCAACTGCGGTCGAGACTTTGGCACATAAGTACATTGCGGGTGAAAATCTCAAGCAAGTGCTAAAAACGATCGAACGTTTGAGAAAAGAAAAGATGACGTTTACGGTTGATCTGCTCGGTGAAGCGGTAATTACCGAAGCGGAAGCGCAATCGTATCTCGATCGCTATTTAAATTTGATGACTCAACTCACCGAAGCCTCGAAATCCTGGTCGAAGGTCGAACAGATTGATTTCGCAGATGGAAACCCGATTCCGAAAGTTCAGGTTTCCGTGAAGCTCACCGCATTTTATTCACAGTTCGATCCGCTCGATGAAGAAGGGAGTAAAGCGCGAGTTGCCGATCGAGCAAGAACACTGTTACGTCATGCTCAGGAACTCGGTGCAGCGGTTCACTTTGACATGGAGCAATATGCTTACAAAGATCTGACTTTGGCGACTTTAAAGGCATTGTTGATGGAGCCGGAGTTTCGATCGCGTTCTGATATCGGTATGACGATTCAAGGCTATCTTCGCGATAGCAAGGAAGATTTGCAGGGCTTGGTCGATTGGGCGAAAGAGCGCGGAACTCCGGTGACAGTTCGATTAGTGAAAGGCGCATATTGGGATCAAGAAACGATCAAAGCGGTTCAGAAAGACTGGGAACAGCCTGTGTTTAACGATAAGGCTGAAACCGATGCAAACTATGAACAGTTGACAGAATTGCTGTTGGAAAATCACGAAGTTTTGAATGCTGCGATCGGAAGTCATAATGTGCGATCGCAAGCTCACGCACTCGCGATCGCGAAATCTCTGAACATTCCCAAACATCGAATCGAGTTCCAAACCCTCTACGGAATGGGGGATAAGTTAGCGAAAGCGATTGTCGATCAAGGCTATCGAGTGCGGGTCTATTGTCCTTATGGGGAACTGATTCCAGGAATGTCTTATCTGATTCGTCGCTTGTTGGAGAACACAGCAAATAGTTCATTCTTGCGGCAAAACTTAGAGGAAAGACCGATCGAGGAACTGATTTCGGCTCCGAAAGTGGGTGAACATTCAGAACTAAAGTCACTCAATAAGTTTGAGAATGCAGCCGACACGGACTATGCAGACAGTGCGAAACGCGATCGCATTCAAGCCGCTTTGCAATCTGTTCGCGAACAATTCGGACAGACTTATTTACCTCTCATCAATGGTGAATTTGTCGAAACGGCTGAGAAGCTCAAATCCGAAAATCCATCCCGGTTTAGTGAGACGGTTGGCACGATCGGCATGATTAATATTGAGCAGGCAGATCAAGCGATCGAGGCGGCTAAATCTGCTTTTCCCGCATGGCGACGCACTCCCGCAACCGAACGCGCTCAAATTCTTCGCAAAGCTGCCAATCTGTTTGAACAACGGCGCGAAGAATTGATCGCTTGGATGACGTATGAAGTGGGTAAGCCTGTAAAAGAAGGGGACGGGGAGGTTTCAGAAGCGATCGATTTCTGTAACTATTACGCCTCGGAGATGGAAAGACTCGATCGAGGGGTGGACTATGATTTTCCAGGTGAAACGAATCACTACCGCTATCATCCACGCGGACTTGTTTTAGTGATTTCTCCGTGGAATTTTCCGTTAGCAATTCCCGTAGGTATGACCGTTGCTGCATTAGTGACAGGTAACTGTGCCTTGTTCAAACCTGCGGAAACTTCTTCGGTGATTGCTGCCAAAATTGCAGAAATCTTAGTCGAAGCGGGAATTCCTCGTGGTGTGTTCCAATTTATTCCCGGTGAAGGGCACGTCGTTGGAGCGCATCTCGTGAAGCATCCTGATGTTCACATGATCGTGTTCACCGGATCGCAAGCAGTAGGCTGTCAGATTTACAAAGATGCTGCCGTTCTGCAACCCGGACAGAAACATCTCAAACGGGTTGTGGCTGAAATGGGCGGTAAGAATGCCATCATCGTTGATGAAAGTGCGGATTTAGATCAAGCGGTTCAAGGTGTGGTGCAATCGGCGTTTGGATACAGCGGGCAGAAATGTTCGGCTTGTTCTCGTGCGATCGTGCTTGAACCTGTGTATGAGACATTCTTAGCGCGATTGATTGAAGCGACTCGATCGCTCAACATCGGAGAAGCCCAATTGCCTAGTACTAAAGTCGGTCCGGTGATCGATGGAGAAGCACAGCAACGGATTCAGGACTACATCGAAAAAGGACGGACTGAGGCAGAAATCGCGATCGAGCTTCCGACTCCTGAAGGTGGCTACTTTGTCGGTCCGGTGATTTTCACGAATGTTGCTCCAGATGCCAAAATTGCCCAAGAAGAAATTTTTGGTCCAGTCTTAGCAGTCATGCGATCGAGTTCGTTCCAGGAAGCTTTGGATTTAGCGAATGGAACTCCGTATGCGTTGACGGGTGGGCTATATTCCCGCACTCCATCGCATATCGAGCAAGCACAGGCAGAGTTTGAAGTGGGCAATCTGTACATCAATCGGGGAATCACAGGCGCGATCGTGGCTCGTCAACCGTTTGGCGGCTTCAAGCTTTCGGGTGTGGGTTCTAAAGCAGGTGGAGTCGATTATTTGCTCCAGTTCCTTGAGCCGAGAGTGGTGACGGAGAATGTTCAGCGTCAGGGATTTGCCCCGATCGAGGGTGCGGAATAG
- a CDS encoding alpha/beta hydrolase: MKRDTSWKTIGVGVLTGVALAFTGASPSVAAERLNLRLGPFEQSIAVSDLEQFAKTGTVPSSLQLYSAVLTPELRRALTSRLQLDPNLGTQIVEDLLKSPSGQQVLNSIRQAAPGLSLETLQAGFWLAARQANGLDAIAVLRAIPQETVTIDVTQAVGIASQLNFSYWKTQGIRSLLERSLSTGNQPFRASFDPSTAGSQTVRESFYSFYDAQRDRRLPVDIYSSTSTKPDAPLVVIAPGFEANRKFLAYLARHLASHGLTVAAIEHPFVARNGSLSSLNPDRLIPSSEFVDRPKDISFLLDQFERLNQQPGDLQGKLNARKVSVIGHSLGGFEALALAGAELRFDELREFCRSSGLLDRVPADWLQCAAIEQPKNRLSLRDQRVVQAIALNPAIGQIFGKSGLKSVATPTLILTSTDDTLAPAFSQQLQPFLQLPTPKYLLTAIGTTHLSVSDPGNFSGAIAQGTLVKERRGEEVEPLRRLLQGVSLAFIQQSTSEAKTYQPFLTPEYARSLSKPDLPLRLNTELPENLTRWLSLATMF, translated from the coding sequence GTGAAGCGAGATACCTCTTGGAAGACGATCGGGGTTGGAGTTTTGACGGGAGTGGCGCTTGCATTCACAGGGGCTTCTCCGAGTGTTGCGGCTGAGCGGTTAAATTTGCGGTTGGGACCGTTTGAGCAATCGATCGCGGTTTCTGATTTAGAACAGTTTGCGAAAACGGGCACTGTTCCCTCATCGCTTCAACTCTATTCAGCGGTTTTAACTCCCGAATTGCGTCGTGCTTTGACCAGTCGATTGCAGCTTGATCCGAATTTGGGCACACAGATTGTTGAGGATTTGCTAAAGTCGCCATCGGGTCAGCAGGTGTTAAATTCGATTCGGCAAGCGGCACCGGGATTGAGTTTAGAAACGTTGCAGGCGGGATTTTGGTTAGCGGCGCGACAGGCGAATGGACTCGATGCGATCGCAGTTCTACGAGCCATTCCACAGGAGACTGTAACGATCGATGTGACACAAGCGGTGGGAATCGCTTCGCAACTGAATTTTTCGTACTGGAAGACGCAGGGCATTCGATCGCTGTTAGAGCGCAGTTTGAGTACGGGAAATCAGCCGTTTCGAGCTTCGTTTGATCCGTCAACGGCTGGCTCACAAACGGTTCGAGAAAGCTTTTATTCGTTTTATGATGCACAGCGCGATCGACGATTGCCTGTCGATATCTATTCGAGTACTTCCACGAAACCGGATGCGCCTTTGGTCGTGATTGCGCCTGGATTTGAGGCGAATCGGAAATTTTTGGCTTACTTAGCGCGACATTTAGCCTCGCATGGATTGACCGTTGCGGCGATCGAGCATCCCTTTGTGGCTCGGAATGGTTCATTATCCTCGCTCAATCCAGATCGGTTAATTCCATCGAGTGAATTTGTCGATCGACCGAAAGATATTAGTTTTCTGCTAGACCAATTTGAGCGATTGAATCAGCAACCGGGAGATCTTCAAGGCAAGCTCAATGCTCGGAAAGTCTCGGTGATAGGACATTCTCTGGGTGGATTTGAAGCTTTAGCGTTAGCTGGAGCAGAACTGCGATTTGATGAACTGCGGGAATTTTGTCGATCGAGTGGATTGCTCGATCGAGTTCCGGCGGATTGGTTGCAATGTGCCGCGATCGAGCAGCCGAAAAATCGATTAAGCCTGCGGGATCAAAGAGTGGTTCAAGCGATCGCGCTTAATCCTGCGATCGGGCAAATTTTTGGTAAGTCGGGATTGAAATCGGTTGCGACTCCAACCTTGATTTTGACCAGTACCGATGACACGTTAGCGCCTGCATTTAGTCAGCAACTTCAGCCATTTTTACAGTTACCGACTCCGAAGTATTTGCTGACTGCGATCGGGACAACGCATCTGAGTGTGAGTGATCCAGGAAATTTTTCGGGCGCGATTGCACAAGGAACCTTGGTGAAAGAGCGTCGAGGTGAAGAGGTCGAACCGCTGCGGCGATTGTTGCAGGGGGTGAGTTTGGCGTTTATTCAACAATCAACTTCTGAAGCGAAAACGTATCAGCCGTTTTTGACTCCGGAGTATGCCCGATCGTTGTCGAAGCCTGATTTACCGTTGCGACTAAACACAGAGTTGCCTGAAAATCTCACGCGCTGGCTGAGTTTAGCGACTATGTTTTGA
- a CDS encoding glycosyltransferase, translating to MFILNAALVGLVGVLLGWSIWTGLETIFALSSKVSSQLGIRGKERVVVLIPAHNEEAGLENTLIDVMPQLRSQDRLVVVADNCTDQTAEIARKQGAIVIERQDLIQRGKGYALDYGLRSLLSEPPDVVIVIDADCRVEPGAIATLTETVLKQKRPAQATYLMQKPAEATAKDSVSAFAFTTKNLVRPLGLWRLGLPCLLTGTGMAFPWAAIQAVDFASGHLVEDMKLSVDLTIAGYAPVYCPEARVIGTLPQQDSATQSQRTRWEHGHLQAIAVYVPVLLKAAIEKWNVAAIVLAIELSVPPLSLLVMSWIGVSTIAIVWGVFTGFWPAGICAIVAGMFLLMTVFGAWAKFGREDLPLRELLAIPFYILWKIPVYLQFLVRPQRDWIRTARD from the coding sequence ATGTTTATATTAAATGCAGCCCTGGTGGGACTCGTTGGAGTTTTGTTGGGATGGAGTATCTGGACTGGGTTGGAAACGATTTTCGCACTAAGTTCTAAGGTTTCGTCGCAACTGGGTATCAGAGGAAAAGAGCGAGTGGTCGTTTTGATTCCAGCACACAACGAAGAAGCCGGACTAGAAAACACACTAATCGATGTGATGCCACAGTTACGATCGCAGGATCGTCTCGTTGTCGTTGCCGATAACTGTACGGATCAGACTGCTGAGATTGCTCGAAAGCAGGGTGCGATCGTGATTGAGCGGCAGGATTTGATTCAGCGAGGAAAAGGATATGCGCTTGATTATGGCTTGAGAAGTCTGTTGAGTGAGCCGCCTGATGTGGTGATTGTGATTGATGCGGATTGTCGAGTTGAACCGGGTGCGATCGCGACCTTGACCGAAACCGTTCTAAAACAAAAGCGTCCGGCTCAAGCAACTTATTTGATGCAAAAACCTGCTGAGGCGACCGCGAAAGATTCCGTTTCGGCGTTTGCATTCACGACAAAAAACCTAGTGCGTCCGTTGGGATTGTGGCGACTGGGGTTGCCGTGTTTATTGACCGGGACAGGAATGGCGTTTCCTTGGGCGGCAATTCAGGCGGTGGACTTTGCCAGTGGGCACCTGGTTGAAGATATGAAGCTGAGTGTGGACTTGACGATCGCTGGGTACGCCCCCGTTTACTGTCCGGAGGCGCGAGTGATTGGGACATTACCACAACAGGATAGTGCCACTCAGAGTCAGCGAACGCGCTGGGAACATGGGCATTTACAAGCAATTGCTGTGTATGTTCCGGTATTGCTGAAAGCTGCAATTGAGAAGTGGAATGTTGCTGCGATCGTGCTTGCGATCGAATTGAGTGTACCGCCGCTCTCTTTATTAGTCATGAGTTGGATCGGGGTAAGTACGATCGCGATTGTTTGGGGAGTTTTCACTGGATTTTGGCCAGCGGGAATTTGCGCGATCGTTGCTGGAATGTTTTTACTCATGACTGTTTTTGGAGCTTGGGCGAAATTCGGTCGTGAAGATTTACCTTTGAGAGAATTACTGGCAATTCCGTTTTATATATTGTGGAAAATTCCAGTTTATTTGCAGTTCTTAGTGCGTCCACAACGGGATTGGATTCGGACAGCTAGAGACTGA